A single Stutzerimonas stutzeri DNA region contains:
- a CDS encoding MFS transporter, which translates to MDALLILGGLLLIVAGLVWLIVLAFGKGLLWGVGSLLPPLTLLFVFRHWTAARKAIGLAGLGIIPLTVGFTLLASHEPERMAAIASLQWLEPDEQTQRHHLAIRLHGQLDGRPFSPRVGRLVDGVLTLREGDDLFARQEVRIRLGVTPPGPLQVDVLPQDVAPVPEVEINWMRPEQELPEARRIQSGYTLHLNLQPVPPNKLVGDFHLVLPAHYRTSLSGEVEIFTDDLRYREGKVDLSHDSVDTLGYLARDHLQRRFATRAVTLESLAPVSFPASAMVLPVRARINGKPERFELSLSKGDQGWAVDDDTYPSLPIEAQTPPEAAGIRPQALPDNPASPRIDRRERFSLARLLREPARYEHLQMRAHTARGGLAQGRFVGIDREGNVAIRQTLKGPGEATYNLAPGEIVLLELLEP; encoded by the coding sequence ATGGATGCGTTGCTGATACTGGGCGGGCTGCTGCTGATCGTAGCGGGTCTGGTCTGGTTGATCGTGCTGGCCTTCGGTAAAGGCCTGTTGTGGGGAGTCGGCAGTCTGCTTCCCCCGCTGACCCTGCTGTTCGTGTTCCGCCACTGGACCGCCGCTCGCAAAGCAATTGGCCTGGCCGGCTTGGGGATCATTCCGCTGACGGTAGGATTCACCCTGCTCGCCAGCCACGAGCCGGAACGCATGGCGGCAATCGCCAGCCTGCAATGGCTCGAACCGGATGAGCAGACGCAGCGTCACCATCTGGCGATCCGGCTGCACGGCCAGCTTGATGGCCGGCCGTTCAGCCCTCGGGTCGGCAGGCTCGTCGACGGCGTGCTGACGCTGCGTGAGGGAGACGATCTGTTTGCCAGGCAGGAAGTACGCATCCGACTCGGTGTCACGCCGCCTGGGCCGTTGCAGGTGGACGTACTGCCTCAGGATGTCGCTCCCGTGCCGGAGGTTGAAATCAACTGGATGCGCCCCGAGCAGGAGTTGCCCGAAGCGCGCCGAATCCAGAGTGGTTACACCCTGCACCTCAACCTGCAGCCGGTCCCGCCGAACAAACTGGTCGGCGATTTCCACCTCGTCTTGCCGGCGCATTACCGCACGAGCCTCAGCGGCGAGGTGGAAATCTTCACCGACGACTTGCGGTATCGCGAGGGGAAGGTCGATCTGAGCCACGATTCGGTGGACACGCTCGGCTATCTGGCCAGAGATCATCTGCAACGGCGCTTCGCCACGCGCGCGGTCACGCTCGAGTCCCTGGCGCCGGTCAGCTTTCCGGCATCGGCCATGGTGCTTCCGGTACGGGCGCGGATAAACGGCAAGCCCGAGCGTTTCGAACTCAGCCTGAGCAAGGGCGATCAGGGCTGGGCGGTAGACGACGACACCTATCCGTCATTGCCAATCGAAGCGCAAACGCCTCCTGAGGCTGCGGGCATTCGGCCGCAAGCGCTCCCGGACAACCCCGCATCGCCTCGCATCGATCGTCGGGAGCGGTTTTCCCTGGCACGCTTGCTGCGCGAACCTGCACGCTATGAGCATTTGCAGATGCGAGCCCATACGGCGCGTGGCGGACTGGCGCAAGGGCGCTTCGTCGGCATCGATCGCGAGGGCAACGTAGCGATCCGGCAAACGCTGAAGGGGCCGGGCGAGGCGACCTACAACCTGGCTCCCGGTGAAATCGTCCTGCTCGAATTGCTCGAGCCCTAG
- the htpG gene encoding molecular chaperone HtpG, with translation MSVETQNKETLGFQTEVKQLLHLMIHSLYSNKEIFLRELISNASDAADKLRFEALAKPELLKGGADLKIRVSFDKDARTVTLDDNGIGMNREDVITHLGTIAKSGTADFMKHLTGDQKKDSHLIGQFGVGFYSAFIVADQVEVFSRRAGTPAEEGVYWSSKGEGEFEVATLDKPERGTRIVLHLKSGEEEFADGWRLRNIIKKYSDHIALPIELPKEFHGEEKDKPAEPEWETVNRASALWTRPRTEVTDEEYQEFYKHVGHDFENPLAWSHNKVEGKLEYTSLLFVPGRAPFDLYQREAPKGLKLYVQRVFIMDQADEFLPLYLRFIKGVIDSNDLSLNVSREILQKDPIIDSMKSALTKRVLDMLDKLSKDKPEDYKNFWKQFGQVLKEGPAEDFANKEKIAGLLRFASTQDASGEQSVSLADYLGRVKDGQDKIYYLTGESYAQVKNSPHLEVFRKKGIEVLLLTDRIDEWLMSYLTEFDGKQFVDVARGDLDLGKLDSEEDKKAQEEIAKAKEGLVERLKTALGDAVAEVRVSHRLTDSPAILAIGEQDLGLQMRQILEASGQKVPDSKPIFEINPQHPLIEKLDAEPDEDRFADLSHILFDQAALAAGDSLKDPAAYVQRLNKLLVELSA, from the coding sequence ATGAGTGTGGAGACTCAAAACAAAGAAACCCTGGGCTTCCAGACCGAGGTGAAGCAGCTGCTTCACCTGATGATCCATTCCTTGTACTCGAACAAGGAAATCTTCCTTCGCGAGTTGATTTCCAACGCCTCGGATGCGGCCGACAAACTGCGTTTCGAAGCGCTGGCCAAACCGGAACTGCTCAAAGGCGGCGCCGATCTGAAGATTCGTGTCAGCTTCGACAAGGACGCCAGGACCGTGACCCTGGACGACAATGGCATCGGCATGAACCGTGAGGATGTCATCACCCATCTCGGAACCATCGCCAAGTCCGGCACCGCCGATTTCATGAAACACCTCACGGGCGATCAGAAAAAGGATTCGCACCTGATCGGCCAGTTCGGTGTGGGCTTCTATTCCGCATTCATCGTTGCCGATCAGGTTGAGGTGTTCAGCCGTCGCGCCGGCACGCCAGCCGAAGAGGGCGTGTATTGGTCGTCGAAGGGCGAGGGCGAGTTCGAAGTCGCCACCCTCGATAAGCCCGAGCGTGGCACCCGTATCGTGTTGCACCTGAAATCAGGCGAAGAAGAGTTCGCCGACGGTTGGCGGCTGCGCAACATCATCAAGAAATACTCCGACCATATCGCCTTGCCGATCGAGCTGCCCAAAGAGTTCCATGGCGAGGAAAAGGACAAGCCGGCCGAGCCCGAGTGGGAAACCGTCAACCGCGCCAGTGCACTCTGGACTCGCCCCCGCACTGAGGTGACGGACGAGGAATATCAGGAGTTCTACAAGCACGTCGGCCACGACTTCGAGAATCCGCTGGCCTGGAGCCACAACAAGGTCGAAGGCAAACTCGAATACACCTCGCTGCTCTTCGTGCCGGGCCGGGCGCCGTTCGATCTGTACCAGCGTGAAGCGCCCAAGGGCCTGAAGCTCTACGTTCAGCGCGTATTCATCATGGACCAGGCGGACGAATTCCTGCCGCTGTACCTGCGCTTCATCAAGGGCGTGATCGACTCCAACGATCTATCGCTGAACGTTTCGCGTGAGATTTTGCAGAAGGACCCGATCATCGACTCGATGAAGTCGGCCCTGACCAAGCGCGTGCTGGATATGCTGGACAAGCTGTCCAAGGACAAGCCGGAGGACTACAAGAACTTCTGGAAGCAGTTCGGCCAGGTGCTCAAGGAAGGTCCGGCGGAAGATTTCGCCAACAAGGAAAAGATCGCAGGTCTCCTGCGTTTCGCTTCTACCCAGGATGCTTCGGGCGAGCAGAGCGTGTCGCTCGCCGACTACCTCGGTCGCGTCAAGGACGGTCAGGACAAGATCTACTACCTCACCGGTGAGTCCTATGCGCAGGTCAAGAACAGCCCGCACCTCGAGGTTTTCCGCAAGAAGGGTATTGAGGTCCTCTTGCTGACCGACCGTATCGACGAGTGGCTGATGAGCTACCTCACCGAGTTCGATGGCAAGCAGTTCGTGGACGTCGCGCGCGGCGACCTGGATCTGGGCAAGCTGGACTCCGAAGAGGACAAGAAGGCTCAGGAAGAGATCGCGAAGGCGAAGGAAGGGCTCGTCGAGCGCCTCAAGACCGCGCTGGGCGATGCCGTGGCGGAGGTGCGGGTGTCGCACCGCTTGACCGACTCGCCAGCGATTCTCGCCATCGGTGAGCAGGATCTGGGCTTGCAGATGCGCCAGATTCTCGAGGCGAGCGGGCAGAAGGTTCCGGATTCCAAGCCGATCTTCGAGATCAATCCGCAGCACCCGCTGATCGAGAAGCTCGACGCCGAGCCGGACGAGGACCGTTTCGCCGATTTGTCGCACATTCTCTTCGATCAGGCTGCACTGGCTGCCGGCGATAGCCTCAAGGACCCGGCTGCCTATGTGCAGCGCCTCAACAAGCTGCTTGTCGAGCTGTCCGCTTAA
- a CDS encoding amidohydrolase family protein: MCLLSLISPAHARDYRYSDAHLHFVDFFQESDGMSKLLEAMDAGDIDHVMISGIPVAKKWHEDEPKRPRYYAGDDAPVYWYSATDVVVAAALKALDEEQRSRLHPFLSGFNPNDKNADAHIRRMLDLDPGLWQGLGEIFTRHDDITALTEGDTPRANNEALTRVYHLAAEFDLPVMLHSNITSKRERNPLYLAELEDPLRNHPHTRFIWAHAGTSMELHRHQEKLDFLLPTVSRLLDDYPNLFIDLSWTMLRPYLMDESGKPDEQWLALIERHPTRFMLGSDVVGRFDSLADGMREFDPFLDALPEDVARKVARDNFLDVLPRKRRASIR; encoded by the coding sequence CTGTGCCTGCTCTCGCTGATCTCACCGGCCCATGCGCGCGACTATCGCTACAGCGATGCGCATCTGCATTTTGTGGATTTCTTCCAAGAAAGCGATGGCATGAGCAAGCTGCTCGAGGCCATGGACGCTGGCGATATCGACCATGTGATGATCAGCGGCATTCCGGTCGCCAAGAAATGGCACGAAGACGAGCCCAAGCGGCCGCGTTACTATGCTGGCGATGACGCCCCGGTGTACTGGTACAGCGCAACCGATGTGGTGGTCGCGGCGGCGTTGAAGGCGCTGGACGAGGAGCAGCGGAGCCGGCTCCATCCGTTCCTGTCGGGCTTCAACCCCAACGACAAGAATGCCGACGCCCATATTCGGCGAATGCTCGATCTCGATCCGGGCCTCTGGCAGGGACTGGGGGAGATTTTCACTCGTCACGACGACATCACGGCCTTGACCGAAGGGGATACGCCTCGCGCCAATAACGAGGCGTTGACGCGCGTCTACCACCTGGCGGCCGAATTCGATCTTCCGGTGATGCTGCATTCCAACATCACCTCCAAGCGTGAGCGTAATCCGCTCTATCTGGCCGAATTGGAAGACCCGCTGCGCAATCATCCGCATACCCGTTTCATCTGGGCACATGCCGGGACCAGCATGGAGCTGCACCGTCATCAGGAGAAACTCGACTTCCTGCTGCCAACAGTCAGCCGCTTGCTGGACGATTACCCGAACCTGTTCATCGACCTTTCCTGGACGATGCTCAGGCCCTACCTGATGGACGAATCGGGGAAGCCTGACGAACAGTGGTTGGCGCTGATCGAGCGTCACCCTACGCGCTTCATGCTCGGTTCCGATGTCGTGGGGCGGTTTGACAGCCTCGCCGACGGCATGCGCGAATTCGATCCATTTCTGGATGCCTTGCCTGAGGATGTGGCGCGCAAGGTCGCGCGGGATAATTTCCTTGACGTCCTGCCTCGCAAGCGCAGGGCCAGCATTCGCTGA
- a CDS encoding methyl-accepting chemotaxis protein — protein sequence MSIRRLNISSRSAVGFGLIGLMVLALGLFALKQMAEMRKESSEVDQNWLPSLISLGNLNGGMQRMRALTMRMVLLTHDDARRATLQALDRLTDEVNRTKADYEHMLTTAAEKAAYERFGTSQALYTVEQRKVLELANQGAREQAMEVINGSMSGHADAMTAALYELQRINGEEAGLAAQRARAAYDTAFNWVIITLIMAAFATVALAVLFTRSIVRPLGQAVEVAEAVASGDLTRDFTIEGNDEPARLLAALKVMQANLRSTLQGISESSNQLASAAEELNTVTEDSTRGLHQQNHEIEQAATAVNEMTAAVDEVARNAVATSEASRESDTTAQHGRQQVIRTVESIGLLAGDVTTTANQVEQLAGQVRDISKVLDVIRSIAEQTNLLALNAAIEAARAGEAGRGFAVVADEVRALAHRTQQSTQEIEQMIGDVHQGTDKAVQAMQASNERARTTLDVARTAGEALDDITRAISQISERNLVIASASEEQAQVAREVDRNLVNIRDLSLQTSAGANQTSAASQELARLAISLNELVARFRT from the coding sequence ATGTCGATTCGACGTTTGAATATCTCGAGCCGGTCTGCCGTCGGCTTCGGCCTGATCGGTCTGATGGTTCTGGCCCTGGGTTTGTTCGCCTTGAAGCAAATGGCCGAGATGCGCAAGGAATCCAGCGAAGTGGATCAGAACTGGCTGCCGAGCCTCATCAGCCTGGGCAATCTGAATGGCGGAATGCAGCGCATGCGTGCGCTTACCATGCGCATGGTCCTGCTCACCCACGACGACGCGCGCCGAGCGACGCTGCAGGCACTCGACAGGCTGACCGATGAAGTAAACCGGACCAAAGCCGACTACGAACACATGTTGACGACGGCCGCCGAGAAAGCCGCCTATGAACGGTTCGGAACGAGCCAGGCGTTGTATACGGTCGAACAGCGCAAGGTCCTGGAGTTGGCCAACCAGGGCGCCCGTGAGCAAGCGATGGAAGTCATCAACGGCAGCATGTCCGGGCATGCCGACGCGATGACTGCGGCTCTGTACGAACTCCAGCGCATCAACGGCGAGGAGGCAGGGCTCGCTGCGCAGCGTGCGCGTGCTGCGTACGACACGGCGTTCAACTGGGTGATCATCACGCTCATCATGGCCGCGTTTGCCACCGTGGCGTTGGCCGTACTCTTTACACGAAGCATCGTGCGGCCCTTGGGCCAAGCGGTTGAGGTGGCCGAGGCGGTGGCGTCGGGTGACCTGACCCGTGATTTCACCATTGAAGGCAACGATGAGCCGGCGCGACTCCTGGCGGCCCTGAAGGTGATGCAGGCCAATCTGCGCAGTACTCTCCAGGGTATTTCCGAATCGTCCAATCAGCTCGCCTCGGCCGCTGAAGAACTCAATACCGTCACCGAGGATTCGACCCGCGGCCTGCACCAGCAAAATCACGAGATCGAACAGGCTGCGACGGCGGTTAATGAGATGACGGCTGCGGTGGACGAGGTCGCGCGCAATGCGGTGGCCACGTCCGAGGCGTCGCGCGAGTCGGACACCACCGCGCAGCATGGTCGCCAACAGGTGATCAGGACCGTCGAGTCGATAGGTCTGTTGGCAGGCGACGTGACCACCACTGCGAACCAGGTCGAGCAGTTGGCCGGTCAGGTGAGGGACATCAGCAAAGTATTGGATGTCATTCGTTCGATCGCCGAGCAGACCAATTTGCTTGCGCTCAACGCTGCCATCGAAGCGGCCCGTGCTGGCGAGGCCGGGCGTGGCTTTGCCGTCGTCGCCGATGAGGTGAGGGCGCTGGCGCACCGTACCCAGCAGTCCACGCAGGAAATCGAGCAGATGATCGGGGATGTGCACCAGGGCACTGATAAGGCGGTGCAGGCCATGCAAGCCAGCAACGAACGTGCGCGCACGACGCTTGACGTGGCCCGTACCGCTGGTGAAGCGCTCGATGACATCACCCGGGCGATCAGCCAGATCAGTGAACGCAATCTGGTGATTGCCAGTGCCTCGGAGGAGCAGGCCCAGGTGGCGCGTGAGGTCGATCGAAACCTGGTCAACATCCGCGACCTGTCCTTGCAGACTTCGGCCGGAGCCAATCAGACCAGCGCCGCGAGCCAGGAACTGGCACGGTTGGCGATCAGCCTGAACGAGCTGGTTGCGCGTTTTCGCACCTGA
- the sstT gene encoding serine/threonine transporter SstT, translated as MSNLSSRLFSAYQRVSLVAQILVGLVAGCVLAWLFPEAAKSVGLLGDLFVAGLKAVAPILVFVLVTASLANHKRGQPTHIRPILVLYALGTLSAAVVAVIASTLFPTELTLTSQASDVVPPSGVGAVLQTLLFNVVDNPVHALIEGNFIGILAWAIGLGVAFRHARESTRDLIADISDGVTLIVKVVIRFAPLGIFGLVAGTLAESGFSALAGYLQLLAVLVGSMLFMAFVVNPLIVFWQIRRNPYPLVLTCLRESGITAFFTRSSAANVPVNMQLCERLGLHKDTYSVSIPLGATINMGGAAITITVLTLAAVNTLGIVVDIPTAILLSLLAAICACGASGVAGGSLLLIPLACSLFGISNDLAMQVVAVGFIIGVVQDSTETALNSSTDALFTAASCIAHGDVEQEAVRG; from the coding sequence ATGTCCAACCTTTCAAGCCGCCTTTTCAGTGCCTATCAACGTGTCAGCCTGGTGGCGCAGATCCTGGTCGGTCTCGTAGCCGGTTGCGTGCTGGCATGGCTGTTCCCTGAAGCGGCGAAATCGGTCGGCTTGCTGGGCGACCTGTTCGTCGCCGGACTGAAGGCCGTTGCACCGATCCTGGTGTTCGTGCTGGTCACCGCGTCTCTGGCCAACCACAAACGCGGGCAGCCGACGCATATCCGGCCGATCCTGGTGCTTTATGCGTTGGGGACGCTGAGCGCTGCGGTGGTGGCTGTCATCGCCAGTACCTTATTCCCGACCGAATTGACATTGACAAGCCAGGCCAGCGACGTCGTGCCACCGTCGGGCGTCGGCGCGGTCCTGCAGACGCTGTTGTTCAACGTGGTCGACAACCCGGTGCACGCCCTGATCGAAGGCAACTTCATCGGCATCCTGGCGTGGGCCATCGGCCTTGGCGTCGCGTTCCGTCATGCCCGTGAAAGCACGCGTGATCTGATTGCGGATATATCGGACGGGGTGACGCTGATCGTCAAAGTGGTCATACGCTTCGCGCCGCTGGGGATATTCGGCCTGGTAGCCGGGACGCTGGCCGAATCCGGTTTCTCGGCGCTGGCCGGGTATCTGCAATTGCTGGCGGTGCTGGTCGGCAGCATGCTGTTCATGGCATTCGTGGTGAACCCGCTGATCGTGTTCTGGCAGATCCGTCGCAATCCGTATCCGCTTGTCCTGACCTGTCTGCGCGAAAGCGGGATCACGGCATTCTTCACACGCAGCTCGGCGGCCAACGTGCCGGTCAATATGCAGTTGTGCGAACGTCTCGGATTGCACAAGGACACCTACTCGGTGTCGATTCCCCTGGGCGCCACCATCAACATGGGCGGGGCGGCAATCACCATTACCGTGCTGACCCTGGCGGCCGTCAATACGCTGGGTATCGTCGTCGATATCCCCACGGCGATCCTGCTCAGCCTGCTCGCCGCCATTTGCGCTTGCGGCGCCTCCGGTGTGGCGGGTGGCTCGCTGCTGTTGATTCCGCTGGCCTGCAGCCTGTTCGGCATCTCCAACGACCTGGCCATGCAGGTGGTCGCGGTCGGATTCATCATCGGCGTGGTGCAGGACTCGACGGAAACCGCGCTGAATTCCTCGACCGACGCGCTGTTCACCGCGGCGTCCTGTATAGCCCATGGCGATGTGGAGCAAGAGGCTGTGCGTGGCTGA
- the fabB gene encoding beta-ketoacyl-ACP synthase I: MRRVVITGLGIVSCLGNDKDTVSANLRASRPGIRFNQAYADMGLRSQVSGSVNLNLEELIDRKVLRFMGDAAAYAYLAMQQALEDSGLSAEEISNPRIGLIAGSGGASTINQMEAIDILRDKGVKRIGPYRVPRTMSSTVSACLATPFRIKGINYSIASACATSAHCIGHAMEQIQMGKQDVVFAGGGEEEHWSQSCLFDAMGALSSQYNDTPEKASRAYDAKRDGFVIAGGGGMVVVEELEHALKRGAKIYAEVVGYGATSDGYDMVAPSGEGALRCMQQAMATVDGDIDYLNTHGTSTPVGDVAESKAVRNMFGDKIPAISSTKSLSGHSLGAAGVHEAIYCMLMMQGNFIAGSANIDELDPEVADMPIVRETREDAKIDTVMSNSFGFGGTNATLVLKRWKG, translated from the coding sequence ATGCGTCGCGTCGTGATCACCGGCCTGGGTATCGTTTCCTGCCTCGGCAATGACAAAGACACCGTTTCCGCCAACCTGCGCGCCAGTCGCCCCGGCATTCGCTTCAACCAGGCCTATGCGGACATGGGTCTGCGCAGCCAGGTTTCAGGTTCGGTCAATCTGAACCTCGAAGAGCTGATCGATCGCAAGGTCCTGCGTTTCATGGGCGATGCGGCGGCTTATGCCTATCTGGCCATGCAGCAGGCCCTGGAAGATTCCGGCCTCAGCGCCGAAGAGATTTCCAATCCGCGCATCGGCCTGATCGCCGGTTCCGGTGGCGCGTCGACCATCAACCAGATGGAAGCCATCGACATCCTGCGCGACAAGGGCGTCAAGCGCATCGGCCCATACCGCGTGCCGCGCACGATGAGCAGCACGGTCTCGGCCTGCCTGGCAACACCGTTCCGTATCAAGGGCATCAACTACTCCATCGCTTCGGCCTGCGCCACCAGCGCACATTGCATCGGCCACGCGATGGAACAGATCCAGATGGGCAAGCAGGACGTCGTCTTCGCCGGCGGTGGCGAAGAAGAGCACTGGAGCCAGAGCTGTCTGTTCGACGCCATGGGCGCCTTGTCCAGCCAGTACAACGACACGCCTGAAAAGGCATCGCGCGCCTACGACGCAAAGCGTGACGGGTTCGTCATCGCAGGCGGTGGCGGCATGGTCGTGGTCGAAGAGCTGGAGCATGCGCTCAAGCGCGGCGCCAAGATCTATGCGGAAGTCGTCGGTTACGGTGCGACGTCCGACGGCTATGACATGGTTGCCCCGAGCGGTGAAGGCGCCCTGCGCTGCATGCAGCAGGCAATGGCGACCGTCGATGGCGACATCGACTACCTCAACACCCATGGCACTTCCACGCCGGTCGGCGATGTCGCCGAAAGCAAGGCCGTGCGTAACATGTTCGGCGACAAGATTCCGGCCATCAGCTCCACCAAGAGCCTGTCCGGCCACTCGCTGGGCGCCGCAGGCGTGCACGAAGCGATCTACTGCATGCTGATGATGCAGGGCAACTTCATTGCCGGCTCGGCCAACATCGATGAGCTGGACCCGGAAGTCGCGGACATGCCGATCGTTCGCGAAACCCGCGAAGACGCCAAGATCGATACCGTGATGAGCAACAGCTTCGGCTTCGGTGGCACCAACGCCACGCTGGTTCTCAAGCGCTGGAAAGGCTGA
- the fabA gene encoding 3-hydroxyacyl-[acyl-carrier-protein] dehydratase FabA, with the protein MTKQQAFTREDLLRCSRGELFGPGNAQLPAPNMLMVDRIVHISEVGGKYGKGELVAELDINPDLWFFACHFEGDPVMPGCLGLDAMWQLVGFYLGWQGNPGRGRALGSGEVKFFGQVLPTAKKVTYNIHIKRTINRSLILGIADGTVSVDGREIYSAEGLRVGLFTSTDSF; encoded by the coding sequence ATGACCAAACAACAGGCCTTTACTCGGGAAGATCTGCTCCGTTGCAGCCGCGGCGAGCTTTTCGGGCCCGGTAATGCGCAACTGCCCGCGCCGAACATGCTGATGGTCGATCGCATCGTTCACATCAGCGAAGTGGGCGGTAAGTACGGCAAAGGTGAACTGGTCGCCGAGCTGGATATCAACCCTGATCTCTGGTTCTTTGCCTGCCACTTCGAAGGTGACCCGGTCATGCCCGGCTGCCTGGGCCTTGACGCCATGTGGCAGCTGGTCGGTTTCTATCTCGGCTGGCAGGGCAACCCCGGCCGTGGTCGTGCGCTGGGCTCTGGCGAGGTGAAGTTCTTTGGCCAGGTCCTGCCGACCGCCAAGAAGGTTACCTATAACATCCATATCAAACGCACCATCAATCGCTCTCTGATCCTCGGCATTGCCGACGGCACCGTCAGCGTGGATGGTCGCGAGATCTACAGTGCCGAAGGTTTGCGTGTCGGCCTGTTTACATCTACCGATAGCTTTTGA
- a CDS encoding NAD(P)H-dependent glycerol-3-phosphate dehydrogenase: MTEQQPIAVLGGGSFGTAIANLLAENGHGVRLWMRDAEQAERIRTERQNPRYLKGVTVLPAVSPVTDLEQTLADCELVFVALPSSALRQALSPFAARLSGKMLVSTTKGIEAQGFMLMSQILQEIAPQARIGVISGPNLAREVAEHALTATVVASDDEALCRCVQQALHGRTFRVYASSDRFGVELGGALKNVYAIMAGMAAALGMGENTRSMLITRALAEMTRFAVKLGANPMTFLGLAGVGDLIVTCTSSKSRNFQVGYALGEGLSLDQAVSRLGEVAEGVNTIRVLKTKAEELQVYMPLVAGLHAILFEGRTLEQVIALLMRGEPKTDVDFISTDGF; the protein is encoded by the coding sequence ATGACTGAACAGCAACCCATCGCGGTGCTTGGCGGCGGCAGCTTCGGCACCGCCATCGCGAACCTGCTTGCCGAGAACGGGCACGGCGTCCGGCTGTGGATGCGTGATGCCGAACAGGCCGAGCGTATTCGAACCGAGCGTCAGAACCCGCGCTATCTGAAAGGCGTGACGGTGCTGCCGGCCGTCAGCCCCGTCACCGATCTGGAGCAGACGCTGGCGGACTGCGAACTGGTGTTCGTGGCGCTGCCCTCCAGTGCGCTGCGCCAGGCATTGTCACCATTTGCCGCCCGCCTATCGGGCAAGATGCTGGTCAGTACGACCAAGGGCATCGAGGCGCAAGGGTTCATGCTGATGAGCCAGATTCTGCAGGAAATCGCGCCACAGGCGCGGATCGGTGTGATCTCGGGACCGAACCTGGCGCGTGAAGTGGCCGAGCATGCGTTGACTGCAACGGTCGTGGCCAGCGACGACGAGGCCCTGTGTCGGTGCGTGCAGCAGGCGCTGCACGGCCGGACGTTTCGCGTCTACGCCAGCAGCGATCGTTTCGGCGTCGAACTCGGCGGTGCGTTGAAAAACGTATACGCGATCATGGCCGGTATGGCCGCGGCCCTGGGCATGGGTGAGAACACGCGCAGCATGCTGATCACCCGCGCGCTGGCCGAGATGACCCGTTTCGCCGTGAAGTTGGGTGCCAACCCGATGACGTTTCTGGGATTGGCGGGCGTCGGCGATCTGATCGTCACCTGCACGTCTTCGAAAAGCCGCAACTTTCAGGTGGGCTATGCCCTGGGCGAAGGCCTGAGTCTCGACCAGGCCGTCTCCCGTCTGGGTGAGGTGGCCGAAGGCGTCAACACGATCAGGGTGCTGAAAACCAAGGCCGAGGAACTGCAAGTCTATATGCCACTGGTCGCTGGGCTGCATGCCATCCTGTTCGAGGGGCGTACGCTGGAACAGGTCATCGCGCTACTGATGCGCGGCGAGCCGAAGACCGACGTGGATTTCATTTCCACTGACGGCTTCTGA
- a CDS encoding DUF4389 domain-containing protein, which yields MSTSQHRTDRESLILRTIWMLVFFFVWQVAELVLLVVVAAQLVLRALNGKANESLQGLGDSLSQYVAQIGRFGTFNTDRKPWPMSDWPKPRPADVETAPPVTPVPPAQEPQP from the coding sequence ATGAGCACGTCACAACACCGCACCGATCGCGAATCGCTGATCCTGCGCACGATCTGGATGCTGGTTTTCTTTTTTGTCTGGCAAGTGGCCGAGCTGGTGCTGCTGGTGGTTGTGGCGGCCCAATTGGTGCTGCGCGCGCTGAACGGCAAGGCGAACGAAAGCCTGCAGGGACTGGGCGACAGCCTGAGCCAGTATGTGGCGCAGATCGGTCGTTTCGGTACTTTCAACACGGACCGCAAGCCCTGGCCGATGTCCGACTGGCCCAAGCCGCGCCCGGCCGACGTAGAAACGGCTCCGCCGGTCACTCCGGTGCCGCCGGCACAGGAGCCCCAGCCATGA
- the sixA gene encoding phosphohistidine phosphatase SixA: MKLWLLRHGEAEPRARTDAQRNLTAQGRIEVQGAAVHLLDQPLQAILVSPYQRAQQTAEIVRQALDFVGPVETVSWLTPESDPGDAMLYLDRRTEQNLLLVTHQPFVGALGGWLVSGHRDAPLPMATASLAELEGEHLAAGLMRLAGLRHPG, from the coding sequence ATGAAATTATGGCTGCTACGCCATGGGGAGGCTGAGCCGCGGGCACGGACCGATGCGCAGCGCAACCTGACAGCACAAGGCCGAATCGAGGTGCAGGGCGCCGCGGTCCATCTGCTCGATCAGCCCCTGCAGGCTATACTCGTCAGCCCCTATCAACGGGCCCAGCAGACGGCGGAGATCGTTCGCCAGGCGCTGGATTTCGTCGGGCCGGTCGAGACCGTATCCTGGCTGACACCCGAATCGGATCCGGGCGATGCGATGCTGTACCTCGACCGCCGCACCGAGCAGAACCTGCTGCTGGTGACTCACCAGCCCTTCGTTGGTGCGTTGGGCGGCTGGCTGGTCAGCGGCCATCGCGACGCGCCGCTGCCCATGGCGACCGCGAGCCTGGCCGAACTGGAGGGCGAGCACCTCGCGGCGGGTTTGATGCGTCTCGCCGGACTGAGACACCCAGGCTGA